DNA from Halobellus ruber:
GTCCTCGCGACTCTTCTTGTTCGGGAGGGCTACGCACACGCGCATTTCGGAACAAGAGCAGGCCCCCCGGGGTGCTGCCTATAGACTCAGACACGCACGCGCGTCTGTCGCGAACTGACTCCTTATCGCGCTGTAGTTCGAACCCTCTCCTATGCCGACCGCCGGCCGACCGATCTGTGAGTGGTGCGGGGCGCCCGTCGACGAGACCGGTGCGTCGTGCCCGGCTCGCGACGGGCCGATCGAATGCGATCCGGACCCTACGACGATCACAGCGACCACCCGCATTGGGAATTCTTCCGGCCCTGAGACCGCCCGGCTCCGCCCCACAACGAATCAAATGAATCATACGGGTCGGCTGAAACTCATCTTTTTATGCCCCCACCTCGGGAAGGGTTTTCACGCCGACGTTGGTTGGCCACGCTCAGCGCCGTAATGCTCTCCGGCTGTGCTACCCAATCAGAAACCGCAGCAACAACAACCAACACGGTATCCACGACTCAAAGAGAGTCAGCAACGCCCACCGAAACTGAGACTACAGAGACCTACGAGGTCTATGCCGCCGACGAGTGGGCTTCCTCCGGGTGGTTCGCGTACAACCCGATGAGTGTCGCGGTGTTTGATGCTATACCCGTAACCGGAACCGCGCGTCACCTCCCCGATGGGTATCAGGAAGGCGACCAGGTGCCCGCGCCGTCAGAGTCGTTATTCGCGCTGGTTGAAGTCCGTGCCGAAAACATTTCAGACACCGTTCAGTCACCGCCCCGACAGCCGGTCATATTCGGGATCACAGCGGGCGAAGAACTCAGTTGGCAGGCTGTCTCGGAGTTGGAGATCCCGACGAAAGACGGCACGGCACGAGAGGAAGTTTCGCCGGGATGGCTGCTCCCAGACAGCGGCGGTACTAACCTCGCCTCTTACCCGTACGGCGGCCCCCCACGCGTTGATCCCGGTGAGAGAGTGGACGCGTGGTTCCTTTCGCTCATCGCATCAAGTACCGAGATCGACACGCTCCGGCCCGCTATGGGTAAGGACTTGAATGGCACTGTATCGTTCCCCGTCCGTTGGGAGGGTGTCCCTGTCCAAGAGTCCGCCCCGTTCGCGGATGTGTGACTTCCCCAAGAAAGTCGACCTCAACCATCGAGGTCGCACACGCGGGGCACCCCTGCGCCTCGGAGTCGAATACGCGGGGGCGTGGAGCCGCCAGTTCGCCGCCGCCGCGATCACCGCGGATCGCGCTGCGGACCACCGCCCCGACGCCCGATCGCCGCCACGACGATGTCGAATTCTTTCGCGAATCTGAAGCGCCGGTCTCGGGGTTCGATCCCCCGGGGTTCGGTGCCCGACACCTGGAGCGAACAGACCCTTTCGCTTGTCCGTCGTCGACGCGTGCGCCCAACTGCGGCGCTGGATACGCGCGTGCGTCGTTGAATGGATCGGAGGGGTCCCCCTGGGGTGCGTCGAGACTATACACGCACACGCGACTTCATCGCGAGAGACACAACTCGAAAAATGCCGGGCGGCTGAAATCGACCGCGTCCGAAACGCTCGCTCTCGCTCACAAGGAGGACCGGCCGCGCGCGGGAATAAACGAACCTCAGGGGCGGGGTAGGTCGTCTAAACCTGAAAAACAAAACTTCTCCCGCGATCTCCGTACGCGCACGCGCTTTAAACTCTATGCCGACCACCCCCCACCCCCTCCAGGTGTGAGTACGAGAGCTTATGTGTGAGACACGCGTCGCACACAGTATGAGCACGGACACCGACGGTGGTGACACCGACAGAATGGAAAAGATCGATGTCCGGGTCCCGGCGGCGATCTTGGAGGAGATCGACGAGGAGTACGCCCGGCGGGGGTACGCGTCGCGATCGGCAGCGATCCGCGACGCCCTCCGTGACTGGTTGAACCCACCGGCGACGCTGTCGGAGGAGACGCTCGCCGACCTGGAGACAAGCCGCAAGCAGGCGGAGCGCGGCGAGACGGTGTCGGCGGAGGAAGCCCGCGAACGGCTCGGCCTGGATGACTGACGTCGAGTACACCGAACAGGCGCTCGACCACCTCCACGCCCTCGACCCGCAGGTCGCCGACCGCGTGATGAACAAGATCGACGAGGCGACCGAGTGGACAGAACACCGTCTGGAGCCGCTGTCCGGGTTCCCGTACTACAAGCTACGAGCGGGTGACTACCGGGCGATCATCACGTGGGATCGCGACGCCGACCTCCTCCGAGTAGAGGCAGTCGGCCACCGTCGGAACGTGTACGATCGACACCTCCCGCCCTGAGGCTCGCGCTGCCGTGAGGCCCGTTGCTTTTGTCTCATTCAATATGTGAGGGTCGGTGAAATCCCTCGCCTCGGACTCTGTCACCACCGCTCTCAGAGGGGAGCGTATGCGCGCGCGGATAATCTGACCGCAGGGGCGGGGGGTTGTGTCGGCGGTCGGCGATCGCGGCTGCGGAATCCGAGCAACAGCCCAGCGCACGCGCGTATGGGAGTTTGACAGCACAGGGGGAGGGGTGAGGTGTTATAAATCGAAGCAGCGCTCACACGGGCGGTAGTGGCCGTCGACGGAGGCGTACGGAACGGACCGATACCCCGCCCCGCGCTCCCCGCACAGCGTCCCGTCGGCGGCGGGCGCGTGGTAGACCTTGCTCGCGCCGGCTTTGATCCGCACCGTCTCGGTGCGAGCTGTGAGCGGCGCAGTCGGTCTGGAGGCCGCCTCACCGCCGCCGTCGGCGATCGCCTCGAGCTCGGCCTCGTCGCCGGGAACGGCGTCGAGGTCGGGTTCGGCGTCCTCACCCCGGGCTTCGACCGGGCTGTCCGGCTGTCGGGCGAGGTACTCGAAAACTGCCTTGTAGCAATTGCGACAGGGCGACACGCCTGCCGCGAGCGCCCTGTCGGCGTCGACAAGGCTGTACCCTGTTTTCGACCCCATACACGACGGGCCGACACCGGCATCACGTTCCGCGGGGCGGTGGAAGTGATCCGTGTGCTCGCCCGCGATCGCGACCTCTTCCGGGAGCACGCTGTCGATATTCACGAATTTCATCCG
Protein-coding regions in this window:
- a CDS encoding type II toxin-antitoxin system RelE family toxin, with translation MTDVEYTEQALDHLHALDPQVADRVMNKIDEATEWTEHRLEPLSGFPYYKLRAGDYRAIITWDRDADLLRVEAVGHRRNVYDRHLPP
- a CDS encoding ribbon-helix-helix protein, CopG family; its protein translation is MSTDTDGGDTDRMEKIDVRVPAAILEEIDEEYARRGYASRSAAIRDALRDWLNPPATLSEETLADLETSRKQAERGETVSAEEARERLGLDD